A single Paraburkholderia sp. FT54 DNA region contains:
- a CDS encoding PPK2 family polyphosphate kinase: MAKQPELDDFRVPYFDDGKKKSKFSLSDFDPAAKPFSTGSKDTDRTRLSEIGAKLDTLQECLHAQQTRRVLLVLQGMDTSGKDGTIRAVFHEVDPLGLRIVPFKAPTPVELAHDFLWRVHSQAPAAGELTIFNRSHYEDLLVPTVLGSLDSQAFVQRCCHIRQFEELLAYSGTAIVKCMLHISKDEQRARLQARIDDPSKHWKFDVADLEARKQWDKYQAAYQDAMAATSTEYAPWYVIPADSKTHRNVMVAELLLRAFEALKLEYPPAKESLKGIKVE; encoded by the coding sequence ATGGCCAAGCAACCCGAACTTGACGATTTCCGCGTGCCGTATTTCGACGACGGCAAGAAAAAAAGCAAATTCTCGCTGAGCGATTTCGATCCGGCCGCCAAGCCGTTTTCGACCGGTTCGAAAGATACCGACAGGACGCGTCTGTCGGAGATCGGCGCGAAGCTCGACACGCTGCAGGAATGTTTGCACGCGCAGCAGACGCGCCGCGTGTTGCTGGTGCTGCAGGGCATGGACACGAGCGGCAAGGACGGCACGATTCGCGCCGTGTTTCACGAAGTCGATCCGCTTGGCTTGCGCATCGTGCCGTTCAAGGCGCCAACGCCGGTCGAACTCGCGCACGATTTTCTCTGGCGCGTGCATTCGCAAGCACCCGCCGCCGGCGAACTGACGATCTTCAACCGCAGTCACTACGAAGATCTGCTGGTGCCTACCGTGCTCGGCAGCCTGGACTCGCAAGCCTTCGTGCAACGCTGTTGCCACATCCGCCAGTTCGAAGAGTTGCTGGCGTATAGCGGCACGGCCATCGTCAAATGCATGCTGCACATTTCGAAAGACGAGCAGCGTGCGCGTCTGCAAGCGCGCATCGACGATCCGAGCAAGCACTGGAAATTCGACGTCGCCGATCTCGAGGCGCGCAAGCAGTGGGACAAATATCAGGCGGCGTATCAGGACGCGATGGCGGCAACATCGACTGAGTACGCGCCGTGGTACGTGATTCCGGCTGACTCGAAGACGCATCGCAATGTGATGGTGGCTGAGTTGCTGTTGCGCGCCTTCGAGGCGCTCAAGCTCGAATATCCGCCTGCCAAAGAATCGCTGAAGGGCATCAAGGTCGAGTGA
- a CDS encoding homoserine O-acetyltransferase, with protein sequence MESIGIVAPQKMHFTEPLQLQNGSSLAGYDLMVETYGTLNAARSNAVLVCHALNASHHVAGVYADNPKDIGWWDNMVGPGKPLDTDKFFVIGVNNLGSCFGSTGPMSIDPATGQPYGATFPVVTVEDWVNAQARVADQFGITRFAAVMGGSLGGMQALAWSMMYPERVGHCIVVASTPKLSAQNIAFNEVARSAILSDPDFHGGNYYAHNVKPKRGLRVARMIGHITYLSDDDMAEKFGRSLRRAEGALDAYNFNFDVEFEVESYLRYQGDKFADYFDANTYLLITRALDYFDPAKAFEGDLTAAVAHTTAKYLIASFTTDWRFAPARSRELVKALLDHKRTVTYAEIDAPHGHDAFLLDDARYHNLMRAYYERIAKEVNA encoded by the coding sequence ATGGAATCGATCGGTATCGTCGCTCCCCAAAAAATGCATTTCACCGAGCCACTGCAGTTGCAGAACGGCAGCTCGCTGGCCGGTTACGACCTGATGGTCGAGACTTACGGCACGCTCAACGCCGCGCGTAGCAACGCGGTGCTGGTGTGTCACGCGCTCAACGCGTCGCATCATGTGGCAGGCGTATACGCCGATAACCCCAAGGACATTGGCTGGTGGGACAACATGGTCGGGCCGGGCAAACCGCTCGACACCGACAAGTTCTTCGTGATCGGCGTGAACAACCTGGGGTCGTGCTTCGGTTCGACCGGGCCGATGAGCATCGATCCGGCCACCGGCCAGCCATACGGCGCGACATTCCCCGTCGTGACGGTGGAAGACTGGGTCAACGCCCAGGCGCGCGTCGCCGATCAGTTCGGCATCACGCGCTTCGCCGCGGTGATGGGCGGCAGCCTCGGCGGCATGCAGGCGCTCGCGTGGAGCATGATGTATCCGGAGCGCGTCGGTCATTGCATCGTGGTCGCGTCCACGCCCAAGCTGTCGGCGCAGAACATCGCGTTCAACGAGGTTGCGCGCTCGGCGATTCTGTCGGACCCTGACTTCCACGGCGGCAACTACTACGCACACAACGTGAAGCCGAAGCGCGGCCTGCGCGTCGCGCGCATGATCGGCCACATCACGTATCTGTCGGACGACGACATGGCCGAGAAATTCGGCCGCTCGCTGCGCCGCGCGGAAGGCGCGCTGGATGCGTACAACTTCAACTTCGACGTGGAATTCGAGGTGGAGTCGTACTTGCGTTACCAGGGCGACAAGTTCGCCGACTACTTCGATGCGAACACGTACCTGCTGATCACCCGCGCGCTCGATTACTTCGACCCGGCCAAGGCCTTCGAAGGCGATCTGACCGCCGCGGTCGCGCACACCACCGCGAAGTATCTGATCGCCAGCTTCACAACCGACTGGCGTTTCGCGCCGGCCCGCTCGCGCGAACTGGTGAAAGCGCTGCTCGACCACAAACGCACGGTCACCTACGCGGAAATCGATGCGCCGCACGGCCACGACGCCTTCCTGCTCGACGACGCGCGCTATCACAACCTGATGCGCGCCTACTACGAACGTATCGCAAAGGAGGTGAACGCATGA
- the metW gene encoding methionine biosynthesis protein MetW, which produces MNQRALDYLALRPDFRAIARWVEPRASVLDLGCGDGSLLSLLTEELDVQGYGIEINDAGVLASTQNGVNVIQQNLEDGLRLFEDASFDFAILSQTLQTIHQTAAILRETVRVGKECIVSFPNFGYWAHRLSVLQGRMPVSKSLPYQWHNTPNVRVLTIEDFEALAPEVGIEILDRVVLHDGQVVRWGVNWRGSLAVYRVKKS; this is translated from the coding sequence ATGAACCAGCGAGCACTCGATTACCTGGCGCTGCGCCCGGACTTCCGCGCGATCGCCCGCTGGGTCGAACCGCGCGCCAGCGTGCTGGATCTGGGTTGCGGCGACGGCTCGCTGCTCTCGCTCCTGACCGAAGAACTGGACGTGCAGGGCTACGGCATCGAAATCAACGACGCGGGCGTGCTGGCCTCGACGCAAAACGGCGTCAACGTGATCCAGCAGAATCTGGAAGACGGCCTGCGCCTCTTCGAAGACGCCAGCTTCGATTTCGCGATTCTGTCGCAGACGCTGCAAACCATTCATCAGACGGCTGCGATCCTGCGTGAGACCGTGCGGGTCGGCAAGGAATGCATCGTGTCGTTCCCGAATTTCGGCTACTGGGCGCATCGGCTCTCCGTGCTGCAAGGCCGTATGCCAGTGTCGAAGTCGCTGCCTTATCAGTGGCACAACACACCGAACGTGCGGGTGCTCACTATCGAGGATTTCGAGGCGCTGGCGCCGGAAGTCGGCATCGAAATTCTCGACCGCGTGGTGCTGCACGACGGTCAGGTGGTGCGGTGGGGGGTGAACTGGCGTGGTAGTCTTGCGGTCTATCGCGTCAAGAAAAGCTAA
- the gatA gene encoding Asp-tRNA(Asn)/Glu-tRNA(Gln) amidotransferase subunit GatA — translation MHEKSLTELRAALTAKECSAVELAQLYLKRIDAANSLNAFIQVDPDLTLAQAKAADALLHTGHAGPLVGLPIAHKDVFVTKGWRSTAGSKMLSNYESPFDATVVARLQNAGMVCVGKTNMDEFAMGSSNENSYFGPVQNPWDVKAVPGGSSGGSAAAVAARLAPAATGTDTGGSIRQPASFSGITGIKPTYGRVSRYGMIAFASSLDQGGPMAQNAADCATLLNAMAGFDERDSTSLVRDDEDYTRYLGKPWKEDGAGKPLAGLRIGLPKEYFGAGLADDVRASIDAALKQYEALGATLVEVSLPKTELSIPVYYVIAPAEASSNLSRFDGVRFGHRAAEYRDLLDMYKKSRAEGFGPEVKRRILVGAYVLSHGYYDAYYLQAQKIRRIIAQDFQEAFKQCDVIMGPVAPSVAWDLGAKGDDPVQMYLADIYTLSVSLAGLPGMSVPCGFGAGANAQRPVGLQIIGNYFNEARMLQVADAFQRATDWHRKAPAGV, via the coding sequence ATGCATGAAAAAAGTTTGACCGAACTGCGCGCCGCACTGACGGCCAAGGAATGCTCCGCAGTCGAACTGGCGCAGCTCTATCTGAAGCGGATCGATGCGGCCAACAGCCTGAACGCATTCATCCAGGTCGATCCCGATCTGACGCTCGCGCAGGCGAAAGCCGCGGACGCCCTGCTGCATACCGGCCACGCCGGCCCGCTGGTCGGCCTGCCGATCGCGCACAAGGACGTGTTCGTCACCAAGGGCTGGCGCTCCACCGCCGGCTCAAAAATGCTGTCGAACTACGAGAGCCCGTTCGACGCGACCGTGGTCGCGCGTCTGCAGAACGCCGGCATGGTGTGCGTGGGCAAGACCAATATGGATGAGTTCGCAATGGGCTCATCCAACGAGAATTCGTACTTTGGTCCCGTGCAGAATCCGTGGGATGTCAAGGCCGTGCCGGGCGGTTCGTCGGGCGGTTCGGCAGCGGCCGTGGCTGCGCGCCTTGCGCCTGCCGCAACCGGGACGGATACCGGTGGCTCGATCCGTCAGCCGGCGTCGTTCTCCGGCATCACCGGCATCAAGCCGACGTACGGCCGCGTGTCGCGTTACGGCATGATCGCGTTCGCCTCGTCGCTGGATCAGGGCGGTCCGATGGCGCAAAACGCCGCGGATTGCGCCACGCTGCTCAACGCCATGGCCGGTTTCGACGAGCGCGATTCGACCAGCCTCGTGCGCGACGACGAAGACTACACGCGCTACCTCGGCAAGCCGTGGAAGGAAGACGGCGCCGGCAAGCCGCTCGCCGGCCTGCGCATCGGCTTGCCGAAAGAGTATTTCGGCGCCGGTCTTGCCGACGACGTGCGCGCGTCGATCGACGCCGCGCTCAAGCAATACGAAGCGCTTGGCGCCACGCTCGTCGAAGTGTCGCTGCCGAAAACGGAGTTGTCGATCCCGGTGTACTACGTGATCGCGCCGGCGGAGGCTTCGTCGAACCTGTCGCGTTTCGACGGTGTGCGCTTCGGTCATCGCGCGGCGGAGTATCGCGATCTGCTCGACATGTACAAGAAGTCACGCGCCGAAGGTTTCGGCCCGGAGGTGAAGCGTCGCATACTGGTGGGCGCCTACGTGCTGTCGCACGGCTATTACGACGCGTACTACCTGCAGGCGCAGAAGATCCGCCGCATCATCGCGCAGGACTTCCAGGAAGCGTTCAAGCAGTGCGACGTGATCATGGGACCGGTTGCGCCGTCGGTGGCGTGGGACCTCGGCGCGAAGGGCGACGATCCGGTGCAGATGTATCTGGCCGACATCTACACGCTGTCGGTGAGCCTCGCCGGTTTGCCGGGCATGAGCGTGCCGTGCGGTTTCGGCGCGGGCGCGAACGCGCAGCGTCCGGTGGGTTTGCAGATCATCGGCAACTATTTCAATGAAGCCCGGATGCTGCAGGTGGCCGACGCGTTCCAGCGCGCGACCGACTGGCACCGCAAAGCACCGGCAGGAGTGTGA
- a CDS encoding rod shape-determining protein: MFGFLRSYFSNDLAIDLGTANTLIYMRGKGIVLDEPSVVSIRQEGGPNGKKTIQAVGKEAKQMLGKVPGNIEAIRPMKDGVIADFTVTEQMIKQFIKTAHESRMFSPSPRIIICVPCGSTQVERRAIKEAAHGAGASQVYLIEEPMAAAIGAGLPVSEATGSMVVDIGGGTTEVGVISLGGIVYKGSVRVGGDKFDEAIVNYIRRNYGMLIGEQTAEAIKKEIGSAFPGSEVKEMEVKGRNLSEGIPRSFTISSNEILEALTDPLNQIVSSVKIALEQTPPELGADIAERGMMLTGGGALLRDLDRLLAEETGLPVLVAEDPLTCVVRGSGMALERMDKLGSIFSYE; encoded by the coding sequence ATGTTCGGTTTTTTGCGCAGCTACTTCTCCAACGATCTGGCCATTGACCTCGGTACGGCCAACACGCTCATCTACATGCGTGGCAAGGGCATCGTCCTTGATGAACCGTCGGTGGTCTCGATCCGCCAGGAAGGCGGTCCCAACGGCAAGAAAACCATCCAGGCAGTCGGCAAGGAAGCCAAGCAGATGCTCGGCAAGGTGCCGGGCAACATCGAGGCGATCCGCCCCATGAAAGACGGCGTGATCGCCGACTTCACCGTCACCGAGCAGATGATCAAGCAGTTCATCAAAACTGCTCACGAATCGCGCATGTTCTCACCGTCGCCGCGCATCATCATTTGCGTGCCGTGCGGTTCGACTCAGGTCGAACGCCGCGCTATCAAGGAAGCCGCGCACGGTGCGGGCGCTTCGCAGGTGTACCTCATTGAAGAACCCATGGCTGCGGCCATCGGTGCCGGCCTGCCGGTGTCGGAAGCCACCGGCTCGATGGTCGTCGACATCGGCGGCGGCACGACCGAAGTCGGCGTGATCTCGCTCGGCGGCATCGTGTACAAAGGCTCGGTGCGCGTGGGCGGCGACAAGTTCGACGAAGCCATCGTCAACTACATCCGCCGCAACTACGGCATGCTGATCGGCGAGCAAACCGCCGAAGCCATCAAGAAGGAAATCGGCTCCGCTTTCCCGGGCTCCGAAGTCAAGGAAATGGAAGTGAAGGGCCGCAATCTGTCGGAAGGCATTCCGCGCAGCTTCACCATCTCCAGCAACGAAATTCTCGAAGCCCTCACCGATCCGTTGAACCAGATCGTGTCGTCGGTGAAGATCGCGCTCGAACAAACGCCGCCGGAACTCGGTGCGGACATCGCCGAGCGCGGCATGATGCTCACCGGCGGTGGCGCACTGCTGCGCGATCTGGACCGCCTGCTCGCCGAAGAAACCGGCCTGCCGGTGCTCGTCGCCGAAGACCCGCTGACCTGCGTTGTGCGCGGCTCGGGCATGGCGCTCGAACGCATGGACAAGCTGGGCAGCATCTTCTCGTACGAGTAA
- the gatC gene encoding Asp-tRNA(Asn)/Glu-tRNA(Gln) amidotransferase subunit GatC, giving the protein MALTLTDVKRIAHLARLELADAEAEHTLVQLNDFFGLVEQMQAVDTTGIAPLAHPIEQIEDVALRLRDDAVTETVAREAFQRPAPAVQEGLYLVPKVIE; this is encoded by the coding sequence ATGGCTCTGACCCTGACCGATGTAAAACGCATCGCGCATCTTGCGCGGCTCGAACTGGCCGACGCCGAAGCTGAACACACGCTTGTCCAGCTCAACGATTTTTTTGGCCTCGTCGAGCAGATGCAGGCGGTCGATACCACCGGCATCGCGCCGCTTGCCCATCCGATCGAGCAGATCGAAGACGTCGCGCTGCGTCTGCGTGACGACGCGGTGACCGAAACGGTCGCACGCGAAGCTTTCCAGCGCCCGGCGCCGGCCGTGCAGGAAGGCCTGTATCTCGTGCCGAAGGTGATCGAGTAA
- the gatB gene encoding Asp-tRNA(Asn)/Glu-tRNA(Gln) amidotransferase subunit GatB: protein MAKQWEVVIGLETHTQLSTQSKIFSGAATQFGAAPNTQACPVDLALPGTLPVMNRGAVERAIQFGLAIGATVAPRSIFARKNYFYPDLPKGYQISQYEIPVVQGGQVTIQVPANEKAGTPAYEKVVNLTRAHLEEDAGKSLHEDFAGMTGIDLNRAGTPLLEIVTEPEMRSAAEAVAYAKTLHTLVTWLGICDGNMQEGSFRCDANVSVRPVGQAEFGTRAEIKNLNSFRFLEEAIQYEVRRQIELIEDGGTVVQETRLYDPDKRETRSMRSKEDAHDYRYFPDPDLMPLVIDAAWVERVRSEMPELPVAIQQRFVSQYGLTPYDANVLTSSKAMAAYYEAVVSKVGPANAKVAANWLMGEVSSQLNREGLDFAESPVSSAQLALLLQRIADGTISNKIAKEIFLAIWEEKATDEAAADRIIEAKGLKQISDTGALEAIIDEVLAANQKSVEEFRAGKEKAFNALIGQAMKATKGKANPAQVNELLKKKLS, encoded by the coding sequence ATGGCCAAGCAATGGGAAGTCGTGATCGGTCTGGAGACCCACACGCAACTGTCGACCCAATCGAAGATTTTCTCGGGAGCCGCTACGCAATTCGGCGCTGCGCCGAACACGCAAGCGTGCCCCGTCGATCTGGCGTTGCCGGGCACGTTGCCGGTGATGAACCGCGGCGCTGTGGAGCGCGCGATCCAGTTCGGCCTCGCGATCGGCGCGACGGTGGCGCCGCGCAGCATCTTCGCGCGCAAGAATTATTTCTACCCCGATCTGCCGAAGGGCTATCAGATCAGCCAGTACGAAATCCCCGTGGTGCAGGGCGGTCAGGTGACGATTCAGGTGCCGGCCAACGAAAAGGCGGGCACCCCGGCGTATGAAAAGGTCGTCAATCTCACGCGCGCTCACCTCGAAGAAGACGCGGGCAAGTCGTTGCACGAAGACTTCGCGGGCATGACCGGCATCGATCTGAATCGCGCCGGCACGCCGTTGCTCGAAATCGTCACCGAGCCGGAAATGCGCAGCGCGGCCGAAGCGGTCGCCTACGCGAAGACGCTGCACACGCTCGTGACATGGCTCGGCATCTGCGACGGCAACATGCAAGAAGGCTCGTTCCGTTGCGACGCGAACGTATCGGTGCGCCCGGTCGGCCAGGCGGAGTTCGGCACGCGCGCCGAGATCAAGAACCTGAACTCGTTCCGCTTCCTCGAAGAAGCGATCCAGTACGAAGTGCGCCGTCAGATCGAACTGATCGAAGATGGCGGCACGGTGGTGCAGGAAACGCGTCTGTACGATCCGGACAAACGCGAAACGCGCTCCATGCGCAGCAAGGAAGACGCGCACGATTACCGCTATTTCCCCGATCCCGATCTAATGCCGCTCGTAATCGACGCGGCGTGGGTCGAGCGCGTGAGGAGCGAGATGCCGGAGCTGCCGGTGGCGATTCAACAGCGCTTCGTGTCGCAATATGGTTTGACGCCGTACGACGCCAACGTGCTGACGTCGAGCAAAGCCATGGCTGCGTACTACGAAGCGGTGGTGAGCAAAGTCGGGCCGGCCAACGCCAAGGTCGCGGCTAACTGGCTGATGGGCGAAGTGTCGTCGCAACTGAATCGCGAGGGTCTCGACTTTGCTGAGAGCCCGGTGTCGTCCGCGCAACTCGCGTTGCTGCTGCAGCGTATCGCCGACGGTACGATCTCTAACAAGATCGCCAAGGAAATTTTCCTCGCGATCTGGGAAGAGAAAGCCACCGACGAAGCCGCCGCCGATCGCATCATCGAGGCGAAGGGGCTGAAGCAGATTTCGGATACCGGCGCACTCGAAGCGATCATCGACGAAGTGCTCGCCGCGAACCAGAAGTCGGTCGAGGAATTCCGCGCCGGTAAGGAAAAGGCGTTTAACGCGCTGATCGGCCAGGCCATGAAAGCGACCAAGGGCAAGGCCAATCCGGCGCAGGTGAACGAACTGCTGAAGAAGAAGCTGTCCTGA
- a CDS encoding exodeoxyribonuclease III, with protein MLRVITANLNGIRSAAKKGFFDWFGEQKADVLCVQEIKCSQDDMTPEFMAPHNFTGYFQHAVKKGYSGAGVYTRHEPDEVVIGFGSEEFDPEGRYVELRFGKLSVISVYVPSGSSGDERQQAKYRFMDEFMPHLAELAKEREVIVCGDVNIVHKEIDIKNWKSNQKNSGCLPEERAWLTKLFDEVGYVDVFRTLDQRPEQYTWWSNRGQAYAKNVGWRIDYQIATPGIASKAKRTDVFRDIKFSDHAPLTVDYDHKVKK; from the coding sequence ATGTTGCGTGTGATTACCGCGAACCTGAACGGCATCCGTTCAGCGGCGAAGAAAGGCTTTTTCGACTGGTTCGGAGAACAGAAGGCCGACGTGCTGTGCGTGCAGGAAATCAAATGCTCGCAGGACGATATGACGCCGGAATTCATGGCGCCGCATAACTTCACCGGCTATTTTCAGCACGCCGTGAAGAAGGGTTATAGCGGCGCGGGCGTCTACACGCGTCACGAACCGGACGAAGTGGTGATCGGTTTCGGCAGCGAGGAATTCGACCCGGAAGGGCGCTATGTGGAACTGCGTTTCGGCAAGCTGTCGGTGATTTCGGTGTATGTGCCGTCCGGTTCGAGCGGGGACGAGCGCCAGCAGGCCAAATACCGTTTCATGGACGAGTTCATGCCGCATCTCGCGGAACTGGCCAAGGAGCGCGAAGTGATTGTGTGCGGCGACGTCAACATCGTCCACAAGGAAATCGACATCAAGAACTGGAAGAGCAACCAGAAGAACTCGGGTTGCCTGCCGGAAGAGCGCGCATGGCTCACCAAATTATTCGATGAAGTGGGCTACGTCGATGTATTCCGCACGCTCGACCAGCGGCCCGAACAGTACACGTGGTGGAGCAATCGCGGTCAGGCGTATGCGAAGAACGTCGGGTGGCGGATCGATTATCAGATCGCGACGCCGGGTATCGCGAGCAAGGCGAAACGCACCGACGTGTTCCGCGATATCAAGTTCAGCGACCATGCGCCGCTGACGGTGGATTACGACCACAAGGTCAAGAAGTAA
- a CDS encoding M48 family metallopeptidase, with protein sequence MKALLSKGAPRSITSQRPALKGGHAALRAVWALGCASLMLAAPLSAYAAGAPALATSAPAATPAPAPATPAAPTARSPAAASSAESATSAAQSANSTTSAPGASSAAAAATPSSSSQSTQPPPAPVTARTPAATSTPSAAAAKAPAVPSMPAPASAPYSPNTQLRYGGYLVFRNLIPSPMLEAQAAEEFSQIAYGAEHANRLYGDTDAHVTRVRSIVDQMIPYSLKWNERAKNWKWDVAVVRSPDIRMYCLPGGKIVVYGGLLDRARLNDNELGMLIGHEIAHALREHARERLGQLQASQLDSSGTIPQLFGLADLGAAPLGIGSRLLEMKYENTDETEADVIGSDIASRAGFDPRAAVTLWDKLAQATRGNRDQGFIYVHPYTPARRQDIIKRLPDMLPLYAKAIGKTVDALPDYAGMGRPSRKLVRD encoded by the coding sequence GTGAAGGCGCTTCTCTCGAAGGGCGCGCCGCGCTCGATTACGTCCCAGCGTCCTGCACTCAAGGGCGGCCACGCAGCGCTGCGCGCGGTGTGGGCGCTCGGCTGTGCGAGCCTGATGTTGGCCGCGCCATTGAGCGCCTATGCGGCAGGCGCGCCGGCGCTCGCTACCAGCGCACCCGCTGCAACACCTGCGCCAGCGCCGGCCACGCCTGCCGCGCCAACGGCGAGATCCCCGGCGGCTGCCTCGAGTGCGGAAAGCGCGACATCGGCGGCGCAGAGTGCGAACAGCACCACCAGCGCTCCGGGCGCCAGCAGCGCGGCGGCCGCTGCGACGCCGTCCTCGTCATCTCAATCGACGCAGCCGCCACCGGCTCCGGTTACCGCCAGAACGCCCGCCGCGACATCGACGCCGTCCGCCGCAGCGGCCAAAGCGCCCGCCGTCCCGTCGATGCCCGCTCCCGCGTCCGCACCGTACAGCCCAAATACGCAGTTGCGTTACGGCGGCTACCTGGTGTTCCGCAACCTGATCCCATCGCCGATGCTCGAGGCGCAAGCCGCCGAGGAATTCAGCCAGATCGCGTACGGCGCCGAGCACGCTAACCGTCTGTACGGCGACACCGACGCGCACGTCACGCGCGTGCGCTCGATCGTCGACCAGATGATCCCGTACTCGTTGAAGTGGAACGAACGGGCCAAGAACTGGAAGTGGGATGTGGCGGTGGTGCGCTCGCCCGACATCCGCATGTACTGTCTGCCGGGCGGCAAGATCGTCGTCTACGGCGGCCTGCTCGACCGCGCGCGTCTGAACGACAACGAACTGGGCATGTTGATCGGCCATGAGATCGCCCACGCGCTGCGGGAACATGCACGCGAGCGGCTCGGCCAACTGCAGGCGAGCCAGCTCGACTCGTCCGGTACGATCCCGCAGTTGTTCGGGCTCGCCGATCTGGGCGCGGCGCCGCTCGGCATCGGCTCGCGTCTGTTGGAAATGAAGTACGAGAATACCGACGAGACCGAAGCCGACGTGATCGGCAGCGATATCGCGTCGCGCGCCGGTTTCGATCCGCGCGCGGCGGTCACGCTGTGGGACAAGCTGGCGCAGGCCACGCGCGGCAATCGCGATCAGGGCTTCATCTACGTGCACCCCTACACGCCGGCGCGCCGTCAGGACATCATCAAGCGCTTGCCCGACATGCTGCCGCTCTATGCGAAGGCGATAGGCAAAACGGTAGATGCGTTGCCGGACTACGCCGGCATGGGCCGACCGAGCCGCAAACTGGTCCGCGATTGA
- a CDS encoding AmpG family muropeptide MFS transporter: MSNPPHEAPALTAHEEHPGWRAFLNTRMLICVFLGFTSGLPLFTLVYLVQAWLRSEGVNLKEIGLFALIQFPYTWKFIWAPLMDRYVPRFPGWRPGRRRGWMLVTQILVAGAIATLGFVSPKDSIWTVAALTALVAFFGASQDIVIDAYRRELLSDTQQGLGNAVHVNAYKIAALVPGSLALILSDHLPWTTVFIVTAAFMLPGMVMTLVVREPEVHGTPPKNLREAIVQPFKEFIQRDGWRGALFVLGFIFLYKLGDTMATTLSTSFFLDIGFSRTQIGVIAKTTAFGASLAGGIVGGIWLMKIGIGRGLWIFGILQMVSTLGFAWLAHLGPASPGLVAIYDIAVWMSEGTTKLLALVGVDWAVQLEPRSVALALVYGFETFATGLTMAAFTAYIASTTDPRYTATQFALFTSLASVPRTLASAASGYVVAQIGWFDYFVVCTALALPGMLLLLRIAPWRAP; encoded by the coding sequence ATGTCGAACCCGCCGCACGAGGCGCCTGCACTTACCGCTCACGAAGAACATCCCGGCTGGCGCGCGTTCCTGAATACGCGCATGCTGATCTGCGTCTTTCTCGGCTTTACGTCGGGACTGCCGCTGTTCACGCTCGTCTATCTGGTGCAGGCGTGGTTACGCTCAGAAGGCGTCAATCTGAAGGAAATCGGCCTCTTTGCGCTGATCCAGTTCCCGTACACCTGGAAATTCATCTGGGCGCCGCTGATGGACCGCTACGTCCCGCGCTTTCCGGGCTGGCGTCCGGGCAGACGGCGCGGCTGGATGCTGGTCACGCAGATTCTGGTGGCCGGCGCCATCGCCACCTTGGGATTCGTGTCGCCTAAAGATTCGATCTGGACGGTGGCGGCTTTGACTGCGCTGGTCGCGTTCTTCGGCGCCAGTCAGGACATCGTGATCGACGCCTATCGGCGTGAACTGCTGAGCGATACACAGCAGGGGCTCGGCAACGCGGTGCATGTGAACGCCTATAAGATCGCGGCGCTGGTGCCCGGTTCGCTGGCGTTGATTCTGTCCGACCATTTGCCGTGGACCACGGTGTTCATCGTAACGGCCGCGTTCATGCTGCCCGGCATGGTGATGACACTGGTGGTGCGTGAACCCGAAGTACACGGCACGCCGCCAAAAAATCTGCGCGAAGCGATCGTGCAGCCGTTCAAGGAATTCATTCAGCGCGACGGCTGGCGCGGCGCGCTGTTCGTGCTCGGTTTCATCTTTCTGTACAAGCTCGGCGACACGATGGCGACCACGCTGTCCACCTCGTTCTTTCTCGACATCGGCTTTTCGCGCACGCAGATCGGCGTGATCGCCAAGACCACCGCATTCGGCGCGAGCCTGGCGGGTGGGATCGTCGGCGGGATCTGGCTGATGAAAATCGGCATCGGCCGGGGGTTGTGGATCTTCGGCATCCTGCAGATGGTATCGACGCTCGGCTTCGCGTGGCTCGCGCATCTCGGACCGGCTTCGCCCGGTCTCGTGGCGATCTACGATATCGCCGTCTGGATGAGCGAGGGCACGACGAAGCTGCTCGCGCTGGTGGGCGTCGATTGGGCCGTGCAACTCGAACCGCGTTCAGTTGCGCTGGCACTCGTCTACGGCTTCGAAACCTTCGCCACCGGACTGACGATGGCAGCGTTCACCGCCTATATCGCCAGCACTACGGATCCGCGCTACACCGCCACCCAATTCGCGCTCTTCACGAGCCTGGCTTCGGTGCCGCGCACATTGGCTTCGGCGGCGAGCGGCTACGTGGTCGCGCAGATCGGCTGGTTCGATTACTTCGTCGTTTGCACCGCGCTGGCGTTGCCCGGCATGTTGCTTCTGCTGCGCATCGCGCCGTGGAGAGCGCCGTGA